The Sphingobium aromaticiconvertens genome has a segment encoding these proteins:
- the smc gene encoding chromosome segregation protein SMC produces MQIKRLKLSGFKSFVDATELRIEPGLTGIVGPNGCGKSNLLEAIRWVMGEASAKSMRGGGMEDVIFAGTATRPQRDFAEVSLLTMQEQGELFSAVDVGADGEVEVMRRIERGAGSAYRANGRDVRAKDIALVFADAATGAHSPALVSQGKIAAVIAARPQERRAMLEEAAGIAGLHVRRRDAEQKLRAAETNLSRLDEILADMDVRANALRRQAKAAERYIRLSQEIRVAEARVIFARWREAAASADAARAEAKAAETAVAAAQEAQMAAAAYAQAAVQTLAERRTQAQATRDAASEANHRLSALGTERDAAVRRLVDLTAQAARLEEDRAREGSLAHDAAEAIARLTSEAASLKTRIAETEATRPAFAERLSMAENEARDAELDLARAMAKQAGEQAELRVAEAALTASRTRLERAEQAVKRLEGEAATLPNAAPLETRRDAAAQARRQATQQSAEAELAIGTAEATRADAACIRGEAQATLASARATLAALDSEAAALTRAVESGGTGKLRALDQLKAAPGYERALAAALGDDLEAPIGTEGKQRWSGAAALPGDPQVPEGCTPLADHVTAPPELARRLAQVAVAQVDAGPPLAVGQRLVTLDGILRRWDGYVATEGGAAAAERLIRLNRLEAIAAARPAAATAVDAAQAVQEDAGRDEATATTALAAGRSALAQAEQQLRAAIRAGDESATALERLAGRREAVEERLAEARRDQTAASTDHDKAQATRTAMPDGSETRALVAALSQQSDQARARVGQLQAERAMAERALAGDRERLAATDSEAKGWRGRAGEAAKRIAGMASRGEDIAKERAAIGEQPEKLASAIADLTTQSSTLAQTANAARQAENDAENMLRTAEQTAATAAETLAQAREARAGAAARAEAADERRMEMNRLSGERFECPPPLLPERLDFASADIRLAQTEQGEHDRLSADRERIGPVNLVAAKELADLEETQATSRAESEELTQAIHRLRGSIGSLNREGRQRLLAAFGAVDGHFRRLFTTLFNGGQAHLELIDSDDPLEAGLEIMAQPPGKKLSALTLLSGGEQALTAVALIFGLFLTNPAPICVLDEVDAPLDDANVERFCDLLDAMVAQTATRYLIVTHNAVTMARMHRLFGVTMVERGVSRLVSVDLGGAEALLAAE; encoded by the coding sequence ATGCAGATAAAGCGCCTCAAGCTTTCCGGCTTCAAAAGCTTCGTCGACGCGACCGAATTGCGGATCGAGCCGGGCCTGACCGGCATCGTCGGCCCCAATGGCTGCGGCAAGTCCAACCTGCTGGAAGCCATCCGCTGGGTGATGGGCGAAGCCAGCGCCAAATCGATGCGCGGCGGCGGCATGGAGGATGTGATCTTCGCCGGCACCGCCACCCGGCCGCAACGCGACTTTGCCGAAGTGTCGCTGCTGACGATGCAGGAACAGGGCGAACTTTTCTCCGCCGTCGATGTCGGCGCCGATGGCGAAGTGGAGGTGATGCGCCGGATCGAGCGCGGCGCGGGTAGTGCCTATCGCGCCAATGGCCGCGACGTGCGCGCCAAGGACATTGCGCTGGTCTTCGCCGACGCCGCGACCGGTGCGCACAGTCCGGCACTGGTCAGTCAGGGGAAGATCGCCGCCGTCATCGCCGCCCGCCCGCAGGAACGGCGCGCGATGCTGGAGGAAGCCGCCGGCATCGCGGGCCTGCATGTGCGGCGCCGGGATGCCGAACAGAAGCTGCGCGCGGCCGAGACGAACCTTTCCCGGCTGGACGAGATACTGGCCGACATGGACGTGCGCGCCAATGCGCTGCGGCGGCAGGCCAAGGCGGCGGAGCGCTATATCCGCCTGTCGCAGGAGATACGGGTCGCCGAAGCGCGCGTGATCTTTGCCCGCTGGCGCGAGGCTGCGGCGAGTGCCGATGCCGCGCGGGCCGAAGCGAAGGCAGCGGAAACCGCAGTCGCAGCCGCACAGGAAGCGCAAATGGCCGCCGCCGCTTACGCGCAAGCCGCCGTGCAGACTCTGGCGGAGCGCCGGACGCAGGCGCAGGCGACGCGCGATGCCGCAAGCGAAGCCAATCACCGACTGAGCGCGCTGGGTACCGAGCGCGACGCAGCAGTGCGCCGCTTGGTTGACCTGACCGCGCAGGCCGCCAGACTGGAGGAAGACCGCGCGCGTGAAGGATCACTGGCGCATGACGCCGCCGAAGCGATCGCCCGGCTGACGAGCGAGGCGGCCAGCCTGAAGACCCGGATCGCCGAAACCGAGGCGACCCGGCCCGCCTTTGCCGAACGGCTATCCATGGCAGAAAACGAAGCGCGCGATGCCGAACTAGACTTGGCCAGGGCGATGGCGAAGCAGGCGGGTGAGCAGGCCGAACTGCGCGTGGCGGAAGCGGCTCTGACCGCCTCCCGCACCCGGCTGGAACGCGCAGAGCAGGCGGTGAAGCGGCTGGAGGGCGAAGCGGCCACCCTGCCCAATGCCGCTCCGCTGGAAACCCGGCGCGATGCTGCGGCGCAGGCGCGACGGCAAGCAACCCAACAGAGTGCCGAGGCGGAACTGGCGATTGGCACAGCCGAAGCGACGCGCGCCGATGCTGCCTGCATACGCGGCGAGGCGCAGGCTACACTCGCATCGGCGCGGGCGACGCTGGCGGCGCTGGACAGCGAGGCGGCTGCACTGACCCGCGCGGTCGAGAGTGGCGGGACGGGTAAACTCCGCGCACTCGACCAGTTGAAGGCTGCGCCCGGCTATGAGCGGGCCTTGGCCGCTGCGCTCGGCGATGATCTGGAAGCGCCGATCGGTACGGAGGGCAAGCAGCGCTGGAGCGGCGCAGCGGCCCTGCCCGGTGATCCGCAAGTGCCGGAGGGCTGCACGCCGCTGGCCGATCATGTAACCGCGCCGCCGGAACTGGCGCGACGGTTGGCGCAGGTCGCCGTGGCGCAAGTCGATGCGGGTCCGCCACTGGCAGTCGGGCAGCGACTTGTGACGCTGGATGGTATCCTGCGGCGCTGGGATGGTTATGTCGCGACGGAGGGCGGAGCCGCGGCCGCGGAACGGCTGATCCGGCTCAACCGCCTGGAGGCGATTGCAGCGGCTCGCCCGGCGGCGGCGACGGCCGTCGATGCTGCGCAGGCGGTGCAGGAGGACGCCGGACGGGACGAGGCCACGGCTACCACGGCTCTGGCCGCCGGGCGCTCCGCCTTGGCGCAGGCCGAACAGCAACTTCGCGCCGCGATTCGCGCTGGGGACGAATCTGCCACCGCGCTGGAACGGTTGGCGGGGCGACGCGAAGCGGTCGAGGAACGGTTGGCGGAGGCACGCCGCGATCAAACGGCCGCATCGACCGACCATGACAAGGCGCAGGCAACCCGCACCGCTATGCCCGATGGTAGCGAAACGCGCGCGCTGGTGGCAGCCTTGTCCCAGCAAAGCGATCAGGCCCGCGCGCGGGTCGGGCAGTTGCAGGCCGAACGCGCAATGGCGGAGCGTGCGCTGGCGGGCGACCGCGAGCGGCTGGCGGCGACCGACAGCGAGGCGAAGGGCTGGCGCGGGCGCGCGGGCGAGGCGGCAAAGCGCATTGCTGGTATGGCCAGCCGGGGCGAAGACATCGCAAAAGAACGCGCCGCCATCGGGGAGCAGCCCGAAAAGCTGGCGAGCGCCATCGCCGACCTGACGACGCAAAGCAGCACGCTGGCGCAAACCGCCAACGCCGCGCGGCAGGCGGAGAACGACGCCGAGAATATGCTGCGGACAGCCGAGCAGACCGCTGCGACCGCAGCCGAAACATTGGCGCAAGCGCGCGAGGCACGGGCCGGGGCCGCGGCGCGGGCGGAGGCCGCCGACGAGCGGCGGATGGAGATGAACCGCCTGTCGGGCGAGCGGTTTGAATGTCCCCCACCGCTATTGCCCGAGCGGCTGGACTTTGCCAGCGCCGACATCCGCCTCGCCCAGACCGAGCAGGGCGAGCATGATCGCCTGTCCGCCGACCGCGAGCGGATCGGGCCGGTCAATCTGGTCGCAGCAAAAGAGCTGGCCGATCTGGAGGAGACGCAGGCGACCAGCCGGGCCGAAAGCGAGGAATTGACGCAGGCCATCCATCGGCTGCGCGGCTCCATCGGCAGCCTCAATCGCGAAGGGCGGCAGCGATTGCTCGCCGCGTTCGGGGCGGTGGACGGGCATTTCCGCCGTCTTTTCACTACCCTTTTCAATGGCGGACAGGCGCATCTGGAACTGATCGACAGCGACGATCCGCTGGAGGCGGGGCTGGAGATCATGGCCCAGCCACCGGGCAAAAAGCTGTCCGCGCTGACCCTGTTATCCGGTGGTGAGCAGGCGCTGACCGCCGTGGCGCTTATATTCGGCCTGTTCCTTACCAATCCTGCGCCGATCTGCGTGCTGGACGAGGTGGATGCCCCGCTGGACGACGCCAATGTCGAACGCTTCTGCGACCTGCTCGACGCGAT
- a CDS encoding DsbA family protein, whose protein sequence is MKLKPVPAFTTLALIALPLALAACGKEGDKPAAPTGEPVAAVAAPAGTNWAETINQTPDGHFVMGNPQAKIRLVEYGSYTCSHCRDFSESASPEIRDIVNSGKMSFEFRNYVRDPMDMATALLARCGGKDIFYPLSEQFFGYQNSLFEKAQAMGDQAYQATMAAPPAERFTRLATAVGLIDYAKQRGIAEDQAKQCLGDTKAAETLAKGVEKANADYQITGTPSFLINGVLVDNATTWPIVKAKLKEAGI, encoded by the coding sequence ATGAAACTGAAGCCTGTTCCAGCCTTTACCACCCTGGCCCTTATCGCCCTTCCCCTCGCGCTCGCCGCCTGCGGCAAGGAGGGTGACAAGCCCGCCGCTCCCACCGGCGAGCCGGTCGCCGCGGTCGCGGCCCCGGCGGGTACCAACTGGGCCGAAACGATCAACCAGACCCCCGATGGTCATTTCGTCATGGGCAATCCACAGGCGAAAATACGGCTCGTCGAATATGGCTCCTACACATGCAGCCACTGCCGCGATTTTTCCGAAAGCGCGAGTCCCGAGATCCGCGACATCGTCAACAGCGGCAAGATGAGCTTTGAGTTCCGCAACTATGTCCGCGATCCGATGGACATGGCGACGGCGCTGCTGGCCCGCTGCGGCGGCAAGGATATTTTCTATCCGTTGTCCGAGCAGTTTTTCGGCTATCAGAACAGCCTGTTTGAAAAGGCGCAGGCGATGGGCGATCAGGCCTATCAGGCGACGATGGCCGCACCGCCTGCCGAACGCTTCACCCGTCTGGCGACCGCAGTTGGCCTGATCGATTATGCCAAGCAGCGCGGCATCGCGGAGGATCAGGCGAAACAGTGCCTGGGCGACACCAAGGCGGCCGAGACACTGGCCAAGGGCGTGGAAAAGGCCAATGCCGATTATCAGATCACCGGTACGCCCAGCTTCCTTATCAATGGCGTGCTGGTCGACAATGCCACGACCTGGCCGATCGTGAAGGCGAAGCTGAAGGAAGCGGGGATCTGA
- a CDS encoding thioredoxin domain-containing protein encodes MKKLLLPLALLALPVALVAAPAIDWASRVALSPIGGHRMGNPAAPTKIVEYVSYTCSHCAHFVGEASAPLKADYVKGGKVSVEARNAVRDKYDLTAALLARCGGTARFFGNHEALFANQDGWMPQVEAYDAQGTKPAEQIPALRDIGQKTGLYTLMGKRGFTPQQLDQCIGDPAAMKHILAMTNEAWKQVKITGTPGFTVNGKLVDGATWDALRAALPGGPK; translated from the coding sequence ATGAAAAAGCTGCTTCTGCCCCTTGCTCTTCTTGCCCTACCAGTCGCGCTGGTCGCGGCCCCCGCAATCGATTGGGCATCACGTGTCGCCCTCTCCCCGATCGGCGGCCACAGGATGGGCAATCCGGCCGCACCGACCAAAATAGTCGAATATGTGAGCTATACGTGCAGCCATTGCGCCCATTTCGTGGGCGAGGCGAGCGCGCCGTTGAAGGCCGACTATGTGAAGGGCGGCAAGGTCAGCGTGGAAGCGCGCAACGCCGTGCGCGACAAATATGATCTGACCGCCGCGCTGCTGGCGCGCTGTGGCGGCACGGCCCGCTTCTTTGGCAATCATGAAGCGCTGTTCGCCAATCAGGATGGCTGGATGCCCCAGGTCGAGGCGTATGACGCGCAGGGAACCAAGCCTGCCGAACAGATCCCGGCCCTGCGCGACATCGGCCAGAAGACCGGCCTCTACACGCTGATGGGCAAACGCGGTTTTACTCCACAGCAACTGGACCAGTGCATCGGTGACCCGGCGGCGATGAAACATATCCTCGCCATGACCAACGAAGCCTGGAAGCAGGTGAAGATCACGGGCACACCGGGCTTCACCGTCAACGGCAAGCTGGTCGATGGTGCGACCTGGGACGCGCTCCGCGCCGCATTGCCGGGCGGCCCCAAGTAG
- a CDS encoding DUF721 domain-containing protein, giving the protein MTERPDPKKKPTRKGAAAERPRIGAPRAIADLMPEIGRAAFRKFGFVQSSIVTRWADIVGKNYSDISCPESIRFPVGKKAGGTLQLTVMSGHAPMVQHMLPDIIERVNRFFGYAAVAKVAMRQGEITPTSPERRPPPRNLKPLPVELGDSLRDIGDPELRAVLESLAQGLANSSGLPKIG; this is encoded by the coding sequence ATGACGGAACGCCCCGACCCAAAGAAAAAGCCGACCCGCAAGGGGGCCGCCGCAGAGCGTCCGCGTATCGGCGCACCGCGCGCCATCGCCGACCTTATGCCGGAAATTGGCCGGGCGGCCTTCCGCAAATTCGGCTTCGTCCAGTCAAGCATCGTGACACGCTGGGCCGATATTGTCGGGAAAAATTATTCCGACATAAGCTGCCCCGAATCGATCCGCTTCCCTGTCGGGAAAAAGGCGGGCGGCACGCTGCAACTGACGGTGATGAGTGGCCATGCGCCGATGGTCCAGCATATGCTGCCCGACATTATCGAGCGGGTGAACCGTTTCTTCGGCTATGCCGCGGTCGCCAAAGTGGCGATGCGACAGGGCGAAATCACACCCACCAGCCCCGAACGGCGGCCCCCGCCCCGCAACCTCAAACCCCTGCCGGTGGAACTGGGCGATTCGCTGCGCGACATTGGCGACCCGGAATTGCGCGCGGTGCTCGAATCGCTGGCGCAGGGGCTTGCCAATTCCAGCGGACTGCCCAAGATCGGCTGA
- a CDS encoding A/G-specific adenine glycosylase: protein MPVETPRSKIADPNIAVDLLAHYDVHARTLPWRAQPGANATDPYRVWLSEVMLQQTTVAAVRPYFEAFTQRWPSVESLAAAPDADVMAAWAGLGYYARARNLLACARAVAGEHGGVFPDTEEGLRALPGVGVYTAAAVAAIAFGRRAVVVDANVERVVARLFAITTPMPAARTEIRAATETITPDARAGDFAQAMMDLGATICTVRAPACGICPLRLDCAAVRTADPAAFPVKAPKKVRPHRLGHGWWMERDGKLWLIRRPDKGLLGGMRALPSSDWSATPDAAPPLSADWRTVDQPISHIFTHFALALTVHHAHLDGSADPAGEGEWWPIDRLGDAGLPTLFRRAADAVIADRKG, encoded by the coding sequence ATGCCCGTCGAGACGCCCCGATCGAAAATAGCTGATCCGAACATAGCAGTAGATCTGCTCGCGCATTATGACGTCCATGCCCGAACGCTGCCTTGGCGCGCGCAACCGGGCGCGAATGCCACCGATCCCTATCGGGTCTGGCTGTCGGAGGTGATGCTGCAGCAAACGACGGTGGCCGCCGTCCGCCCCTATTTTGAGGCCTTCACGCAGCGCTGGCCATCGGTCGAGTCGCTCGCCGCCGCACCCGACGCCGATGTCATGGCCGCATGGGCAGGCCTTGGCTATTATGCGCGGGCGCGTAATCTGCTGGCCTGCGCTCGCGCAGTAGCGGGCGAGCATGGCGGTGTCTTTCCCGATACGGAGGAAGGATTGCGCGCCTTGCCGGGGGTCGGCGTCTATACCGCCGCCGCCGTTGCGGCGATCGCCTTTGGTCGTCGTGCGGTCGTGGTCGATGCTAATGTGGAACGGGTGGTCGCCCGGCTATTCGCGATTACGACGCCGATGCCAGCCGCGCGCACCGAAATTCGCGCCGCCACGGAGACGATCACGCCGGACGCGCGGGCAGGGGATTTCGCGCAGGCGATGATGGATCTGGGCGCGACCATCTGCACCGTGCGGGCGCCCGCCTGCGGCATATGTCCGCTGCGGCTCGATTGCGCGGCGGTCCGCACCGCCGATCCCGCCGCTTTTCCGGTGAAGGCGCCGAAAAAGGTCCGGCCCCATCGGCTGGGTCATGGCTGGTGGATGGAGCGCGACGGGAAATTGTGGCTGATCCGCCGCCCGGACAAGGGGCTGCTGGGCGGAATGCGCGCCTTGCCCTCGTCGGACTGGAGCGCCACGCCCGATGCCGCGCCGCCCCTGTCTGCCGACTGGAGAACCGTGGATCAGCCCATTTCCCACATCTTCACGCATTTCGCGCTGGCATTGACGGTCCATCATGCCCATCTGGATGGATCAGCCGATCCTGCGGGGGAAGGCGAATGGTGGCCGATCGACAGGCTGGGCGACGCGGGGCTTCCCACCCTGTTCCGCCGTGCAGCCGATGCCGTGATCGCCGACAGGAAAGGATGA
- the nudC gene encoding NAD(+) diphosphatase translates to MPHSLPGFVGGTLDRADHVRTNPNLLTQAFGYSKACRLVLEGLEPVEANGLLATQALPPGAMLDDHVLLGVDGDRPIFVTLATDVPHAGAHSPAVWALAGHLPPDQLALYGTARSLIDWHARHGFCSTCGSPTTPAKGGWQRSCGTCNAEHFPRVDPVTIMLAEHQGRILLGRQPRFPAGRYSALAGFVEPGETIEEAVARELWEEAGITVHSVRYVMSQPWPFPSSLMIACIAQTDDDALTLDQTEIEDAFWCDAAGVRAALAGAPDAPFIAPPPMAVAYHLLTHWLERIDGVSE, encoded by the coding sequence ATGCCGCATAGTCTGCCGGGCTTCGTGGGTGGGACGCTTGATCGTGCCGACCATGTCCGTACTAATCCGAACCTGCTGACCCAGGCCTTCGGCTATAGCAAGGCATGCCGATTGGTGCTGGAAGGACTGGAGCCGGTCGAGGCGAACGGCCTGCTTGCCACGCAGGCGCTGCCGCCCGGCGCGATGCTGGATGACCATGTGCTGCTGGGGGTCGATGGCGACCGGCCGATCTTCGTGACCCTCGCCACCGACGTGCCCCACGCCGGGGCGCATTCGCCTGCCGTCTGGGCGCTTGCGGGGCATTTGCCGCCCGACCAGCTCGCCCTCTACGGCACGGCGCGCAGCCTGATCGACTGGCATGCGCGTCATGGCTTTTGTTCGACTTGCGGATCGCCGACAACGCCCGCCAAGGGCGGCTGGCAGCGTAGTTGCGGCACTTGCAACGCAGAGCATTTTCCGCGTGTCGATCCCGTCACCATCATGCTGGCCGAGCATCAAGGGCGTATCCTGCTTGGCCGTCAGCCGCGTTTCCCGGCCGGTCGCTATTCCGCGTTGGCGGGCTTCGTCGAGCCGGGCGAGACGATCGAGGAAGCCGTCGCCCGCGAATTGTGGGAAGAGGCCGGGATTACCGTTCACTCGGTCCGCTATGTCATGAGCCAGCCCTGGCCCTTCCCTTCCTCGCTAATGATCGCTTGCATCGCGCAGACAGATGACGACGCGCTGACGCTGGACCAGACCGAGATTGAGGACGCCTTCTGGTGCGATGCGGCAGGGGTGCGCGCGGCGCTGGCCGGTGCGCCGGACGCGCCTTTCATTGCGCCGCCACCGATGGCGGTCGCCTATCATCTGCTGACCCACTGGCTGGAACGGATCGACGGAGTCAGCGAATGA
- a CDS encoding TldD/PmbA family protein — translation MLSLEDAQQRAEDLVGAARKAGADAADALYVCNASTNVSVRLGQLEDVERSEGEEIGLRVFVGQRSATISASDMNPVTLATLVDRCVAMAREAPEDPYAGLAPEDRLMRKRASGLGLDLADEEEPEPATLRERAMIAEDAARGVPGITNSEGGGASNGRSQIALVTSHGFAGSYAATSHSTYASVLAGTGSDMQRDYASHSVRHLEDLDDPEAIGVRAGQRAVSRLNPVKVPSGVMPVVFDPRVGSGLVGHLISGIVGPAIARRSSFLLDSLGEALFDASVTIIDNPLLVRGLRSRPFDGEGLPTERRALIEMGVLTGWLMDSASARQLGLEPTGHASRGTSGAPGAGITNVHMEPGTISPGELMADVKHGLYVTELIGMGVNTVTGDYSRGASGFLIENGAVVQAVSEITIAGSLKEMFRNLVPASDLSFRYAMNVPTLRIDGMTIAGA, via the coding sequence ATGCTCAGCCTTGAAGACGCACAGCAACGCGCCGAAGATTTGGTCGGCGCAGCGCGCAAGGCAGGCGCGGATGCGGCCGACGCCCTCTATGTCTGCAACGCCTCCACCAATGTGTCGGTGCGCCTTGGCCAGTTGGAGGATGTCGAACGGTCGGAAGGCGAGGAAATCGGCCTGCGCGTCTTCGTCGGCCAGCGCTCTGCGACTATTTCGGCGTCCGACATGAACCCGGTCACGCTGGCGACGCTGGTCGACCGCTGCGTGGCGATGGCGCGGGAGGCGCCCGAAGATCCCTATGCGGGCCTTGCGCCCGAAGACCGGCTGATGCGCAAACGCGCCAGCGGCCTGGGACTGGATCTGGCCGACGAAGAAGAGCCGGAGCCTGCGACCCTGCGCGAGCGGGCGATGATCGCGGAGGATGCGGCGCGCGGCGTGCCCGGCATCACCAACAGCGAAGGCGGCGGCGCGTCGAATGGGCGCAGTCAGATCGCGCTTGTCACCAGCCATGGTTTTGCGGGCAGCTATGCCGCGACCTCGCATTCTACCTATGCGAGCGTGCTCGCGGGCACCGGCTCGGACATGCAGCGTGACTATGCCAGCCATTCGGTGCGGCATCTGGAAGATCTGGACGACCCCGAGGCGATCGGCGTGCGTGCGGGCCAGCGCGCTGTCTCTCGGCTCAACCCGGTCAAGGTGCCCAGCGGGGTCATGCCGGTCGTGTTCGATCCGCGCGTAGGATCGGGGCTGGTCGGTCATCTCATCAGCGGTATCGTCGGCCCGGCCATCGCCCGCCGGTCGAGCTTCCTGCTCGACAGTCTGGGCGAGGCGTTGTTCGACGCCAGCGTCACCATCATCGACAATCCATTGCTGGTCCGTGGTCTGCGCTCCCGCCCATTCGATGGCGAAGGCCTGCCGACCGAGCGTCGCGCGCTTATCGAGATGGGTGTGCTGACGGGCTGGCTGATGGACAGCGCCTCGGCCCGCCAACTGGGTCTGGAGCCCACGGGCCATGCCAGTCGCGGGACCAGCGGTGCGCCCGGTGCGGGGATCACCAACGTCCATATGGAACCGGGCACGATCAGTCCGGGCGAGTTGATGGCCGATGTCAAGCACGGCCTCTACGTTACCGAACTGATCGGCATGGGCGTTAATACCGTTACCGGCGATTATAGTCGGGGGGCGTCCGGCTTCCTCATTGAAAATGGCGCGGTGGTGCAGGCGGTGTCGGAAATCACCATCGCCGGCTCACTCAAGGAGATGTTCCGCAATCTGGTGCCCGCAAGCGACCTTTCCTTCCGCTATGCGATGAATGTACCGACGCTGCGGATCGACGGGATGACCATTGCCGGGGCCTGA
- a CDS encoding 3'(2'),5'-bisphosphate nucleotidase CysQ: MVAAVSEAADHALTLWAGGETTVRRWEKTPGEMVCEADLEVNTLLRERLSAIDPEAGWLSEETADTVHRLDLPRVWVVDPIDGTRDYLRGRAGWAVSVALVEEGRVRLAVLAAPARNELWIAQAGQGATRNGRPLIASSRMALPGARVPADQLPRVDSDLVAVEKPNSIALRMAMVAADDADLVATIRWGNEWDIAAAALIAWEAGARVTDALGAPLAFNRPKPTAFGILCCAPGIHAAAVERLEGRTRDLLKRE, encoded by the coding sequence ATGGTTGCCGCTGTCTCGGAGGCTGCGGACCATGCCCTGACGCTGTGGGCGGGGGGCGAGACGACCGTGCGGCGCTGGGAAAAGACCCCCGGCGAAATGGTGTGCGAGGCGGATCTGGAGGTGAATACGCTGCTGCGCGAGCGGTTGTCCGCCATCGATCCGGAGGCGGGCTGGCTGTCGGAAGAGACCGCTGACACCGTGCATCGCCTGGACCTGCCACGCGTCTGGGTGGTCGATCCGATCGACGGCACGCGCGATTATCTGCGCGGGCGGGCGGGTTGGGCGGTGTCGGTCGCGCTGGTTGAGGAGGGACGCGTGCGCCTGGCTGTGCTTGCCGCGCCTGCGCGTAACGAATTGTGGATCGCGCAGGCGGGGCAGGGTGCGACACGCAACGGTCGACCGCTCATCGCCAGCAGTCGCATGGCGCTGCCCGGCGCGCGCGTTCCGGCCGACCAGTTGCCTCGCGTCGACAGCGATCTGGTCGCTGTGGAAAAGCCCAACAGCATTGCGCTGCGCATGGCGATGGTTGCGGCGGATGACGCCGACCTGGTTGCCACCATCCGCTGGGGCAATGAGTGGGACATTGCGGCGGCGGCTCTGATCGCATGGGAGGCCGGTGCCCGCGTTACCGATGCGCTGGGCGCACCGCTGGCGTTCAACCGGCCAAAGCCCACCGCCTTTGGCATATTATGCTGCGCGCCCGGCATTCATGCCGCCGCCGTCGAACGGCTGGAAGGCCGCACGCGGGATTTGCTGAAGCGCGAATAG
- the purD gene encoding phosphoribosylamine--glycine ligase produces the protein MNILLLGGGGREHALAWKLAQSPMLSTLYAAPGNPGIAQHAELVDLDPTDHRTVLDFCIRHSIGLVVIGPEAPLVDGLADNLRTMGVPVFGPNKKAAQLEGSKGFTKDLCKRANIPTAAYERVTSKDGAVAALNDFALPVVIKADGLAAGKGVIIAETREEAETALDTMFSGSFGAAGEEVVIEEFMTGEEASFFALTDGTAILPFGSAQDHKRVGDGDTGPNTGGMGAYSPARVLTAALEADVIERIIKPTVDTMRAEGMPYSGVLYAGLMLTDEGPKLIEYNARFGDPECQVLMMRFDGDLAALLLSVAEGRLADEGPVTLADRTALTVVMAANGYPGTPEKGGAINGIAAADAMGAKVFHAGTSDTGGAIVANGGRVLNVTATGASVGEAQAAAYTAVDTIDFPTGFCRRDIGWREVARERG, from the coding sequence ATGAATATCCTTCTGCTTGGCGGCGGTGGCCGTGAACATGCGTTGGCATGGAAACTGGCGCAATCGCCGATGCTTTCCACCCTTTATGCCGCGCCGGGCAATCCGGGCATAGCGCAGCATGCCGAACTGGTCGACCTCGATCCGACCGATCACCGCACCGTACTGGACTTTTGCATCCGCCATTCGATCGGGCTGGTCGTCATTGGGCCGGAAGCGCCGCTGGTCGATGGCCTTGCCGACAATCTACGCACCATGGGCGTGCCGGTATTCGGCCCCAACAAGAAGGCTGCGCAACTGGAAGGCTCAAAGGGCTTCACCAAGGATCTATGCAAGCGCGCGAACATCCCCACCGCCGCCTATGAACGGGTAACAAGCAAGGACGGCGCCGTTGCCGCGCTGAATGATTTCGCGCTGCCCGTGGTTATCAAGGCCGACGGGCTGGCGGCGGGCAAGGGCGTCATTATCGCCGAAACGCGCGAGGAAGCGGAAACGGCGCTCGACACCATGTTCTCCGGCAGCTTCGGCGCCGCGGGCGAGGAAGTGGTGATCGAGGAGTTTATGACCGGCGAGGAAGCGAGCTTCTTCGCCCTGACCGACGGCACCGCCATTCTGCCGTTCGGCTCGGCCCAGGATCACAAGCGGGTGGGCGACGGCGATACCGGTCCCAATACCGGCGGCATGGGTGCCTATAGTCCCGCACGGGTGCTGACGGCGGCGCTGGAAGCCGATGTGATCGAACGGATCATCAAGCCGACCGTGGACACGATGCGGGCCGAGGGCATGCCCTATTCGGGGGTGCTGTACGCGGGCCTGATGCTGACTGATGAAGGCCCCAAGCTGATCGAATATAATGCCCGTTTCGGCGATCCCGAATGCCAGGTGCTGATGATGCGCTTCGACGGTGATCTCGCCGCACTGCTGCTCAGCGTGGCCGAGGGACGGCTGGCGGACGAAGGGCCGGTCACGTTGGCGGATCGCACCGCCCTGACCGTGGTGATGGCGGCAAACGGCTATCCCGGCACGCCGGAAAAGGGCGGCGCGATCAACGGCATTGCCGCCGCCGATGCGATGGGGGCCAAGGTCTTTCATGCCGGGACCAGCGATACGGGCGGCGCGATCGTGGCGAACGGCGGACGCGTGCTTAATGTCACGGCGACCGGGGCCAGCGTCGGCGAAGCGCAGGCGGCTGCCTATACGGCTGTCGATACGATCGATTTCCCCACCGGCTTCTGCCGTCGCGACATTGGCTGGCGCGAAGTCGCGCGCGAACGCGGCTGA